AGAAGGGTATCAAGTTGGCTTACTTGGCGCAGAACTCAGGACTGGATTCTGATTTGTCTGTGTACAATGAGATGCTTGATGCATTTTCTGATGTCATTGCATTGGAAAAGAAGATGCGCGACATGGAGACGAAGATTGCTTCGGCTACTGATTACGAGAGTGATGAGTATGCAAGTTTGCTATCTGCTTATGACCAAGCGCAACACGATTTTAGTGAGAAGAATGGTTACGGT
This genomic stretch from Desertibacillus haloalkaliphilus harbors:
- a CDS encoding ATP-binding cassette domain-containing protein codes for the protein MQIQDKGRVGLVGRNGAGKSTLLKMLIGETQPDEGTISMKKGIKLAYLAQNSGLDSDLSVYNEMLDAFSDVIALEKKMRDMETKIASATDYESDEYASLLSAYDQAQHDFSEKNGYG